Proteins encoded together in one Coffea arabica cultivar ET-39 chromosome 2c, Coffea Arabica ET-39 HiFi, whole genome shotgun sequence window:
- the LOC113724331 gene encoding uncharacterized protein — protein MDLDLALRDDSPPPLTYQSTSDEKRNNERWERSNCLCLMIIKKAIPEAFKRTMSKTMVTVKEFLQDIEKKFVKNEKTEVNTPLTRLISMKYSGKGNIREYIMEISHLASKLNALKLKLSEELLVHLILISLPTQFS, from the coding sequence ATGGATCTCGACCTTGCATTAAGGGATGATTCTCCCCCACCTCTTACATATCAGAGTACCTCTgatgaaaagagaaataatGAAAGGTGGGAGAGATCGAATTGCTTGTGTCTGATGATCATTAAAAAGGCCATACCAGAAGCATTCAAGAGAACAATGTCAAAAACGATGGTAACCGTTAAAGAGTTCCTTCAGGATATTGAAAAAAAGTTTGTCAAGAACGAAAAGACTGAAGTTAATACGCCCTTGACACGCCTAATTTCGATGAAATATAGTGGTAAAGGTAATATCAGAGAGTACATTATGGAGATATCTCATCTTGCCTCAAAATTGAATGCACTTAAATTGAAACTCTCCGAAGAGTTACTAgtgcatttgattttaatatctcttcCTACACAGTTTAGTTAG